A genomic region of Mesobacillus jeotgali contains the following coding sequences:
- the yabQ gene encoding spore cortex biosynthesis protein YabQ, whose translation MTLSTQFLTMLAMIGMGSLFGASLDTHNRFLKRSKRKSWIVFINDILFWVFQGLSIFYVLFSVNMGELRFYIFLALLCGFAAYQSLLKNMYLKLLERAIAITINVYVFIVKAIRMLVIRPLQFLAATALSLLLLTGRGLYVLGKWLLAVLLWLLNNFIWKPVKMIFLLFWKLLPKTVKKSVEKLYNKLAGFLNIVKNYSTKPIKWIKNLKK comes from the coding sequence ATGACATTGTCGACCCAATTTTTGACGATGCTCGCCATGATTGGGATGGGCAGCTTATTCGGAGCTTCACTTGATACACATAATCGTTTTTTGAAAAGGTCAAAACGAAAGTCGTGGATTGTCTTTATCAATGACATCTTGTTTTGGGTGTTCCAGGGTCTGTCGATATTTTATGTCTTATTTTCAGTGAATATGGGAGAATTGCGTTTTTATATCTTCCTGGCATTGTTATGCGGCTTTGCAGCGTACCAGAGTCTTTTAAAAAATATGTATCTCAAGTTGCTTGAGCGGGCCATTGCCATCACAATCAACGTGTATGTATTTATCGTGAAGGCGATCAGGATGCTTGTGATTAGGCCTCTCCAGTTTCTGGCTGCCACCGCCTTATCACTATTGCTTTTGACGGGAAGGGGCCTTTATGTTCTAGGAAAATGGCTTCTTGCCGTTTTACTATGGCTGTTAAACAATTTCATTTGGAAACCAGTTAAGATGATATTTTTACTTTTTTGGAAACTTTTGCCGAAAACAGTTAAAAAAAGCGTCGAGAAGTTATATAATAAATTGGCAGGATTTCTAAATATAGTAAAGAATTATTCTACTAAGCCGATAAAATGGATAAAGAACTTAAAAAAATAA
- a CDS encoding FtsB family cell division protein, giving the protein MGVIRKKNIARIENQYVQQREKAGIAESRKRKLLFRRLAVFALFASIISYLMISTYISQSAALEKKQAEKEQFEQKLASLQKKQEILDEEIVKLNDDEYIAKLARKEYFLSEKNEIIFNLPKEKKDSQDSPY; this is encoded by the coding sequence ATGGGTGTCATCAGGAAAAAGAACATAGCCAGGATTGAAAATCAATATGTACAGCAGCGTGAAAAAGCAGGTATTGCAGAATCTAGAAAGCGAAAACTGCTTTTCAGGCGCCTCGCAGTCTTTGCTCTCTTCGCATCAATCATCTCTTATTTGATGATCTCAACGTACATTTCCCAGTCTGCGGCCCTCGAAAAGAAGCAGGCGGAAAAGGAACAGTTTGAACAAAAATTAGCAAGTCTTCAAAAGAAGCAGGAGATTCTGGATGAGGAAATCGTCAAATTAAACGATGATGAATACATAGCAAAGCTTGCCCGCAAAGAATATTTCCTGTCCGAAAAGAATGAAATCATCTTTAACCTTCCCAAAGAGAAAAAGGACTCCCAAGATTCGCCTTATTGA
- a CDS encoding S1 domain-containing RNA-binding protein, producing the protein MSIEVGSKLQGKVTGITNFGAFVELPGGSTGLVHISEVADNYVKDINDHLKVGDQVEVKVINVEKDGKIGLSIKKAVDRPERPARPERSESRPYSQRPPRGGGRGHDNRNARPENFESKMAKFLKDSEDRLSSLKRATESKRGGRGARRG; encoded by the coding sequence ATGTCAATCGAAGTAGGCAGCAAGCTACAGGGAAAGGTAACAGGTATTACAAATTTCGGGGCGTTTGTGGAACTGCCGGGAGGCTCAACTGGACTGGTCCATATCAGTGAGGTTGCAGACAACTATGTAAAAGACATTAATGACCACCTCAAAGTGGGCGACCAGGTTGAAGTAAAGGTTATCAATGTTGAAAAAGACGGTAAAATCGGTTTATCTATCAAGAAGGCTGTTGATAGACCAGAACGACCTGCAAGACCAGAAAGATCTGAATCAAGACCTTACTCTCAACGTCCACCACGCGGCGGCGGAAGAGGACACGACAACCGCAATGCCCGTCCGGAAAATTTCGAATCAAAAATGGCGAAATTCTTGAAGGACAGTGAAGACCGCCTGTCTTCTCTAAAACGCGCAACCGAATCTAAGCGCGGCGGAAGAGGAGCTAGAAGAGGGTAA
- the spoIIE gene encoding stage II sporulation protein E: protein MQKVERNMMEPIGEVHLEESRFRFAKGMSKLQSKIENLFLKKGYIFLIIGFLLGRALILAQLTPFSLPFFAAVYLIRKDRAPIALFGLVAGAATLSFTDAVFTFGSVFLFLLLYKLTKKWIQNSMKVLPFYIFFTILIGKMLKVLILSGNITLYEGMMTGVEAGLGLVLTFIFMQSIPLMTASKRKQSLKTEEIVCLIIMLASVMTGTIGWTIYDLSVEHVMSRYLVLIFSFVAGATVGSTVGVVTGLIFSLANVSSFYHMSLLAFAGLLGGLLKEGRKPGVALGLFIATLLIGMYGEGGGALGQTLTESAAAVLLFFLTPQSLTSKIAKHIPGTPEYSAEQQQYMRKMRDVTAQRVVQFSNVFEALSKSFTTLQVQDETLETDRDMDYFLSNVTEKTCQTCFKKDHCWTRNFNTTYDYMSEIMQEMDQNSGAVPQKLSREWDKHCTRSKKVMEIMQQQLTYYQANKKLKKQVQESRRLVADQLLGVSEVMGDFAKEIQRERENHSKQEEQILDALREFGIHIEHVEIYSLEQGNVDIDMTIPYCQGHGECEKLIAPMLSDILQENIVVNSEECSTFPNGFCHVTFRSAKAYAVSTGVAHAAKDGDLISGDSYSTIELSGGKYAIAISDGMGNGERAHSESRDTLLLLQQILQSGIEEKVAIKSVNSILSLRTTDEIFSTLDLVMIDLQNASARFLKIGSTPSFIKRGGKVMKVQASNLPMGILQEFEVDVVGEQLKAGDLLVMMSDGVFEGPKHVENYDLWMKRKINELQTDDPQAIADLIMEEVIRSRDGSIEDDMTVVVAKIDHNIPKWASIPATNYQKRA from the coding sequence ATGCAAAAGGTAGAAAGGAACATGATGGAACCGATCGGTGAAGTTCATCTCGAGGAATCACGATTCAGGTTTGCAAAAGGCATGTCGAAGCTGCAATCCAAAATTGAGAACCTTTTCCTGAAAAAAGGCTATATCTTTCTGATTATTGGATTCTTGCTTGGCCGTGCCTTGATACTGGCTCAGTTGACCCCTTTTAGCCTTCCATTTTTTGCAGCTGTGTATTTGATCCGCAAAGACCGTGCACCTATTGCGCTGTTTGGATTGGTTGCTGGAGCTGCAACATTGTCATTTACTGACGCCGTCTTTACGTTTGGATCTGTATTCTTATTTTTACTGTTATACAAGCTGACGAAAAAATGGATCCAGAATTCTATGAAAGTCCTTCCGTTTTATATATTTTTCACTATTTTAATAGGCAAGATGTTGAAAGTTCTTATTTTGTCAGGAAATATCACTTTGTATGAGGGAATGATGACCGGAGTCGAAGCTGGCCTAGGCCTTGTGTTGACATTCATCTTCATGCAAAGCATCCCATTGATGACAGCAAGCAAGCGCAAGCAGTCATTGAAAACGGAGGAAATAGTCTGTTTGATCATCATGCTTGCTTCAGTGATGACAGGAACAATTGGTTGGACAATCTATGATTTGTCGGTAGAGCACGTAATGTCCCGTTATCTGGTCCTCATATTCTCATTTGTCGCCGGAGCCACAGTGGGTTCCACAGTCGGTGTCGTAACAGGATTGATCTTCAGTCTCGCGAACGTGTCGAGTTTTTACCATATGAGCCTGCTGGCCTTTGCTGGTTTGCTTGGCGGCTTGCTAAAAGAGGGAAGGAAACCAGGGGTGGCACTTGGATTGTTTATTGCCACACTGTTAATCGGTATGTATGGCGAGGGCGGAGGCGCGCTCGGCCAGACGCTGACCGAATCTGCGGCGGCAGTGTTGCTGTTCTTTCTTACTCCTCAATCACTTACGTCAAAAATCGCAAAACATATTCCAGGTACACCAGAGTATTCGGCCGAGCAGCAGCAATATATGAGAAAAATGAGGGATGTTACTGCACAGCGTGTCGTCCAGTTTTCGAATGTATTTGAAGCTCTGTCGAAAAGCTTCACAACTCTGCAGGTGCAGGATGAAACTCTAGAAACTGATCGCGATATGGATTATTTCTTGAGCAATGTGACAGAGAAAACGTGCCAGACATGCTTTAAGAAAGACCATTGCTGGACAAGGAACTTTAATACAACCTATGACTATATGAGTGAGATTATGCAGGAGATGGACCAAAATTCTGGTGCAGTGCCGCAAAAACTTTCCCGCGAATGGGACAAGCATTGCACTAGGTCGAAAAAGGTAATGGAAATCATGCAGCAGCAGTTGACCTATTATCAGGCGAATAAAAAACTCAAGAAACAAGTCCAGGAAAGCAGGCGGCTTGTGGCTGACCAATTGCTTGGTGTTTCAGAGGTAATGGGGGATTTCGCTAAGGAGATTCAGCGTGAACGCGAGAACCACTCGAAACAAGAAGAACAAATACTCGACGCCCTCCGGGAGTTCGGCATCCATATCGAGCATGTGGAAATCTACAGTCTGGAACAGGGGAATGTGGATATTGACATGACGATACCATATTGCCAGGGACATGGTGAATGTGAAAAGTTAATCGCACCAATGCTTTCCGATATCCTTCAAGAAAATATCGTAGTCAATTCAGAAGAATGTTCGACATTTCCGAATGGTTTTTGCCATGTGACATTCCGGTCTGCAAAAGCCTATGCAGTGTCTACAGGCGTGGCGCATGCGGCTAAGGATGGGGATCTCATTTCAGGAGACAGTTATTCAACCATTGAGCTGAGCGGAGGGAAGTATGCGATTGCCATCAGTGACGGAATGGGCAATGGTGAAAGAGCTCATTCCGAAAGCAGGGATACTTTATTACTGCTTCAGCAAATCCTGCAATCTGGTATTGAAGAAAAAGTAGCAATCAAATCAGTGAACTCGATCTTATCATTAAGGACAACCGATGAAATTTTCTCCACCCTCGACTTAGTCATGATCGACCTGCAAAACGCTTCTGCACGTTTCTTAAAAATTGGTTCGACGCCAAGCTTCATCAAACGTGGCGGAAAAGTAATGAAGGTGCAGGCGAGCAATTTGCCGATGGGAATATTGCAAGAGTTCGAGGTAGATGTTGTCGGCGAACAGCTGAAAGCAGGTGATCTGCTGGTGATGATGAGCGATGGCGTATTCGAAGGCCCTAAGCATGTTGAAAACTATGATTTATGGATGAAACGGAAAATCAATGAACTTCAGACAGACGATCCGCAGGCAATCGCAGACTTGATCATGGAGGAAGTCATCCGTTCTCGAGATGGTTCGATTGAGGATGACATGACCGTCGTCGTCGCAAAAATCGATCACAATATCCCGAAATGGGCTTCAATCCCGGCGACCAATTATCAAAAGAGAGCTTAA
- a CDS encoding vWA domain-containing protein, with the protein MKTGTIRQILLITDGCSNQGEDPIAMAALAKEQGITVNVIGVMEQDVIDEQGMTEIEGIALSGGGVSQIVYAQQLSQTVQMVTRKAMTQTLQGVVNKELQQILGGGRTVEDLPPEQRGEVMEVVDELGETVELDVLILVDTSASMKHKLPTVKEALLDLSLSLNARSGDNRFSVFVFPGKRNDVEKLLDWTPKLESLTSIFAKLTTGGITPTGPALREALSHFNKKRSLRSLLSGDDESFFEESV; encoded by the coding sequence ATGAAAACAGGTACAATCAGGCAAATATTGCTCATTACGGATGGCTGCTCAAACCAGGGTGAAGACCCGATTGCAATGGCTGCACTGGCCAAGGAGCAGGGGATTACAGTCAATGTCATTGGTGTGATGGAACAGGATGTTATAGATGAACAGGGCATGACAGAAATTGAGGGAATCGCTTTATCCGGCGGCGGTGTCAGCCAGATCGTGTATGCGCAGCAATTATCGCAAACAGTCCAGATGGTAACAAGGAAAGCGATGACCCAGACTCTGCAGGGAGTAGTGAACAAGGAACTTCAGCAAATCCTTGGTGGCGGCCGGACAGTGGAAGATCTTCCGCCGGAGCAGCGTGGTGAAGTTATGGAGGTTGTGGACGAGCTTGGAGAGACAGTCGAGCTGGATGTGTTGATTCTTGTCGATACAAGCGCAAGCATGAAGCACAAGCTTCCTACCGTAAAAGAAGCCCTGCTGGACTTGAGTTTAAGCCTGAATGCGAGGTCAGGGGATAATCGTTTCTCTGTATTTGTATTTCCCGGGAAAAGAAATGATGTCGAAAAACTGCTGGATTGGACCCCGAAGCTTGAGTCGCTCACAAGCATTTTCGCCAAGCTGACGACAGGAGGAATCACGCCAACAGGTCCTGCCCTTCGCGAAGCACTTTCCCATTTCAATAAAAAACGATCTTTAAGGAGCCTATTATCCGGTGATGATGAATCCTTCTTTGAAGAATCTGTGTAA
- a CDS encoding protein kinase domain-containing protein: protein MMNPSLKNLCKVIPGTIIEGKWHHNRYIIIKELGFGANGIVYLARSNNTQVALKMSDNGMSITSEVNVLKSFAKVQGSALGPSLLDVDDWERPGKKVSFYAMEFIKGPDFLAFLQQKGPDWTGVMILQLLADLQLLHENGWVFGDLKPDNLIVTGPPARIRCIDVGGTTMQGRSIKEFTEFFDRGYWGLGSRKAEPGYDLFAVGMIMVNTAYPKRFTKKTGGIGEIMDKVKQSRELKNYEKVIYNALAGKYQSAKEMRSELLQVHQPGSASKKSTVQHKAVPQKQAQQHINPSPSRAKSSSAGRQTRKGYNKKKKKSSVLETVTIILIISLLYFFYIYSQIT from the coding sequence ATGATGAATCCTTCTTTGAAGAATCTGTGTAAGGTCATTCCTGGTACGATCATTGAAGGGAAATGGCATCACAATCGATATATAATCATAAAAGAGCTTGGTTTTGGAGCGAATGGGATTGTTTATCTCGCAAGGTCCAATAATACACAAGTAGCATTGAAAATGAGTGACAATGGAATGTCGATCACTTCTGAGGTCAATGTGTTGAAATCTTTTGCCAAGGTCCAGGGATCTGCCCTCGGGCCTTCTTTGCTGGATGTGGATGATTGGGAACGTCCGGGCAAAAAGGTCAGCTTTTATGCGATGGAATTCATTAAAGGACCAGATTTCCTCGCTTTCCTGCAGCAAAAAGGACCAGACTGGACAGGCGTGATGATACTCCAACTGCTTGCTGATTTGCAGCTGCTCCATGAAAATGGCTGGGTATTTGGAGATTTGAAGCCTGATAACTTGATTGTGACTGGTCCCCCGGCAAGGATACGATGCATAGATGTCGGCGGTACGACGATGCAAGGGAGGTCGATTAAAGAGTTCACCGAATTCTTCGACCGGGGCTATTGGGGACTTGGCAGCAGGAAAGCAGAACCAGGATATGACTTATTCGCTGTCGGTATGATCATGGTAAACACTGCATATCCGAAAAGGTTTACGAAAAAGACTGGCGGAATAGGCGAAATCATGGATAAAGTGAAACAAAGCCGGGAATTGAAGAATTATGAAAAGGTAATCTATAACGCGCTTGCAGGCAAATACCAATCAGCCAAGGAAATGCGGTCAGAGCTGCTGCAGGTCCATCAGCCAGGTTCAGCTTCGAAGAAAAGTACCGTACAGCATAAGGCAGTGCCGCAAAAGCAAGCACAACAACATATAAATCCAAGCCCATCCAGGGCAAAATCAAGTTCGGCTGGCCGTCAAACAAGGAAGGGATACAATAAGAAAAAGAAGAAATCCTCGGTCCTTGAAACAGTCACCATCATACTAATTATCTCTTTATTATATTTTTTCTATATTTATAGCCAGATCACCTGA
- the tilS gene encoding tRNA lysidine(34) synthetase TilS codes for MIEKKVKAFLERHGFQLNNMSIAVGVSGGPDSLALLHFLSEQRERNSLKIVAVHVDHMFRGDESYQDALFVQGFCKNRDIPFEMKRIDVPVYMRETGLSSQQAARACRYSFFEQVMEKHQLQYLALGHHGDDQVETVLMRLTRGSSGKARAGMPFSRKFGPFTIFRPFLCLAKEELEEYCSVKLLKPRIDPSNEKAYYSRNRFRKSVLPFLKEENPAVHEHFQRFSEELQMDEEYLIELTSEELNKVMKKEDKRITISISSFQEMPMPLQRRGIKLILNYLYNDRPASLSAIHIEKIFSIIRNPHPSGTLDFPSGLRIIRSYGNCHFELNPPERQSYRFELSGPDQLRLPNGGVIDAQLLNGAHEREFSNDCFIVDLEQTGTPLIIRTRRNGDRISLKGMTGSKKVKDIFIDMKIPLAQRDEWPIVTDREGRILWLPGMKKSNHESTEGNRLLLLTYIKY; via the coding sequence ATGATTGAAAAAAAGGTAAAAGCCTTCCTAGAAAGGCATGGTTTTCAGCTGAATAACATGTCCATTGCAGTTGGGGTTTCTGGAGGACCGGACTCGCTCGCACTGCTCCACTTTTTATCAGAACAGCGGGAACGGAATTCTCTAAAGATTGTAGCTGTCCACGTGGACCATATGTTCCGTGGTGATGAGTCTTATCAGGATGCCCTGTTTGTGCAAGGTTTTTGTAAAAATCGGGATATCCCTTTTGAGATGAAGAGAATCGATGTGCCGGTCTATATGCGCGAGACAGGGCTAAGCTCCCAGCAGGCTGCCCGTGCGTGCCGATACAGCTTTTTCGAGCAAGTTATGGAAAAGCATCAGCTTCAGTACCTTGCATTGGGCCATCATGGGGATGACCAGGTTGAAACGGTATTGATGAGGCTCACGAGGGGAAGTTCCGGAAAAGCAAGGGCAGGCATGCCTTTTTCGCGGAAATTTGGTCCGTTCACGATTTTCAGGCCATTTTTATGCCTGGCAAAAGAGGAATTGGAAGAGTATTGCTCCGTGAAACTTTTGAAGCCAAGAATTGACCCAAGCAATGAGAAGGCATACTATAGCAGGAATCGTTTCAGAAAATCCGTTCTCCCTTTTTTAAAAGAAGAGAATCCGGCGGTCCATGAGCACTTCCAGCGATTCAGCGAGGAACTGCAGATGGATGAGGAGTATCTTATTGAATTAACTAGCGAAGAATTGAATAAAGTAATGAAGAAAGAGGACAAAAGGATAACGATTAGTATTAGTTCCTTTCAGGAAATGCCAATGCCTTTACAAAGAAGAGGGATTAAACTAATATTAAATTATCTTTACAATGATCGACCTGCTTCTCTTTCCGCTATACATATTGAAAAGATTTTTTCAATAATTCGCAATCCCCATCCATCTGGAACTCTTGATTTCCCCAGCGGTTTAAGAATCATACGATCGTATGGAAATTGCCACTTTGAACTGAATCCGCCAGAAAGGCAAAGCTATCGCTTCGAATTATCGGGGCCAGATCAGCTGAGGTTGCCAAATGGTGGGGTCATTGACGCTCAATTGCTCAATGGTGCTCATGAAAGGGAATTTTCCAATGATTGTTTTATCGTTGACCTGGAGCAAACAGGAACTCCGTTGATCATCCGGACAAGGCGAAATGGCGACCGGATATCATTAAAGGGGATGACGGGTTCAAAAAAGGTAAAGGATATTTTCATCGACATGAAAATTCCATTAGCCCAAAGAGATGAATGGCCAATTGTCACAGACAGGGAAGGCAGGATTCTTTGGCTTCCAGGCATGAAAAAATCGAACCATGAATCAACAGAAGGAAACAGGTTATTACTATTAACTTATATAAAGTATTGA
- the hpt gene encoding hypoxanthine phosphoribosyltransferase, with product MKNDIEKVLFTEEEIQEKTRQLAAQLTDEYQDRFPLAIGVLKGAMPFMGDLLKRMDTYLEMDFMDVSSYGNAMVSSGEVKILKDLDTSVEGRDILIIEDIIDSGLTLSYLVELFKYRKAKSIKIVTLLDKPTGRKADITADYVGFIVPDEFVVGYGLDYAEKYRNLPYIGVLKPEVYSN from the coding sequence ATGAAAAATGATATTGAAAAGGTATTGTTTACAGAAGAGGAAATCCAGGAAAAGACCAGGCAGTTGGCGGCTCAATTAACTGATGAGTACCAGGACCGCTTTCCACTGGCAATTGGTGTTTTAAAAGGTGCAATGCCATTCATGGGCGACCTGTTAAAGCGCATGGATACGTATCTTGAGATGGACTTCATGGATGTTTCCAGCTATGGAAATGCCATGGTATCTTCCGGAGAGGTGAAAATCCTAAAGGACCTCGATACTTCAGTAGAAGGAAGAGACATCCTGATCATCGAGGACATCATCGACAGCGGTTTGACTCTCAGCTATCTAGTTGAGCTATTCAAATACCGTAAGGCGAAATCAATCAAAATCGTCACTCTTCTTGATAAACCAACAGGAAGGAAAGCCGATATTACAGCCGACTATGTTGGGTTCATCGTTCCTGATGAGTTTGTTGTCGGATATGGTCTTGATTACGCAGAAAAATACCGTAACCTGCCATATATCGGTGTTCTGAAGCCAGAAGTATATTCAAATTAA
- the ftsH gene encoding ATP-dependent zinc metalloprotease FtsH, whose amino-acid sequence MNRIFRNTIFYLLIFLVIIGVVSFFNGNNQPTEPISYDKFMQELEAGNVEGDLTLQPERGVYEVRGQLEGQEEGKGFITYVWNNPETLNRIEQAAEAANVEILPAKETSGWVTFFTSIIPFIIIFILFFFLLNQAQGGGSRVMNFGKSKAKLYNEEKKKVRFKDVAGADEEKQELVEVVEFLKDPRKFADLGARIPKGILLVGPPGTGKTLLARAVAGEAGVPFFSISGSDFVEMFVGVGASRVRDLFETAKKNAPCIIFIDEIDAVGRQRGAGLGGGHDEREQTLNQLLVEMDGFGANEGIIIVAATNRPDILDPALLRPGRFDRQITVDRPDVTGREAVLKVHARNKPLDESVNLKSIAARTPGFSGADLENLLNEAALVAARRDKKKIDMEDLDEATDRVIAGPAKKTRVISKKERNIVAFHEAGHTVIGVVLDEAEMVHKVTIVPRGQAGGYAVMLPKEDRYFMTKPELLDKITGLLGGRVAEEIVFGEVSTGAHNDFQRATGIARRMVTEFGMSDKLGPLQFGQAQGQVFLGRDLNNEQNYSDKIAYEIDLEIQTIIKESYARAKKLLTEHRDKLDIIANTLLEVETLDAEQIKHLIDHGRLPDRKVSVENDDMKVTINKKKDEMPAIEETDKKVDSVIEDPKAIDENPKE is encoded by the coding sequence ATGAATCGGATCTTCCGTAATACCATCTTTTATTTATTGATATTTTTAGTCATTATCGGAGTTGTGAGTTTCTTCAATGGCAATAACCAGCCAACAGAACCAATCTCTTACGATAAATTCATGCAGGAACTAGAGGCGGGCAATGTTGAAGGTGATTTGACGCTGCAGCCTGAACGTGGTGTGTATGAAGTAAGAGGCCAGTTGGAAGGCCAGGAAGAAGGAAAAGGCTTCATCACATATGTCTGGAACAATCCAGAGACTCTTAACAGAATCGAGCAAGCAGCTGAAGCTGCAAATGTAGAGATTTTGCCTGCTAAGGAAACAAGCGGATGGGTAACGTTCTTTACGTCCATCATTCCGTTTATCATCATTTTCATTCTGTTCTTCTTCTTGCTGAACCAGGCTCAGGGCGGCGGAAGCCGTGTCATGAACTTCGGCAAGAGCAAAGCGAAGCTTTATAACGAAGAAAAGAAGAAAGTCCGCTTCAAGGATGTCGCGGGTGCAGATGAAGAAAAGCAAGAGCTTGTCGAGGTCGTTGAATTCCTGAAAGACCCTCGTAAATTCGCTGACCTTGGGGCACGTATTCCAAAAGGAATCCTTTTGGTTGGACCTCCGGGTACTGGTAAGACTTTGCTTGCCCGTGCTGTTGCAGGGGAAGCTGGTGTGCCATTCTTCTCAATCAGTGGTTCCGACTTCGTAGAAATGTTTGTCGGTGTCGGTGCATCACGTGTACGTGATTTATTCGAAACAGCTAAAAAGAATGCCCCATGTATCATATTCATCGATGAAATTGATGCAGTAGGCCGCCAGCGTGGCGCTGGTCTTGGCGGAGGGCATGATGAGCGTGAACAGACGCTTAACCAGTTGCTTGTAGAAATGGACGGATTCGGTGCCAACGAAGGGATCATCATCGTAGCCGCTACCAACCGCCCTGATATCCTTGACCCAGCATTGCTGCGTCCTGGGCGTTTCGACCGCCAGATCACAGTTGACCGTCCTGATGTAACAGGCCGTGAAGCTGTATTGAAGGTACATGCTAGAAATAAGCCGTTGGATGAATCGGTTAACTTAAAAAGTATTGCTGCCCGTACCCCAGGTTTCTCTGGAGCGGACCTAGAAAACTTATTGAACGAAGCTGCGCTTGTTGCAGCGAGGAGAGATAAGAAGAAGATAGACATGGAGGATCTGGATGAAGCAACAGACCGCGTCATAGCCGGTCCTGCCAAGAAGACTCGTGTCATATCCAAGAAAGAAAGAAATATTGTTGCATTCCATGAAGCTGGCCATACCGTCATCGGGGTTGTCCTTGATGAAGCGGAAATGGTCCATAAGGTAACGATTGTCCCTCGCGGACAGGCCGGTGGATACGCCGTCATGCTTCCTAAGGAAGACCGTTACTTCATGACAAAGCCAGAGCTTCTTGACAAAATCACTGGTCTCCTTGGCGGCCGTGTAGCTGAAGAAATCGTCTTTGGTGAAGTAAGCACAGGTGCACACAATGACTTCCAGCGTGCGACAGGCATTGCTAGAAGAATGGTTACTGAATTCGGTATGAGTGATAAGCTCGGTCCATTACAGTTCGGTCAGGCACAGGGGCAAGTATTCTTAGGCCGTGACTTGAACAATGAGCAAAACTACTCAGACAAGATCGCATATGAAATCGACCTTGAAATTCAGACAATCATTAAGGAAAGTTATGCAAGAGCGAAAAAGCTGCTAACAGAGCATCGTGATAAGCTTGATATAATTGCGAACACATTGTTAGAGGTTGAAACCCTTGATGCAGAACAAATCAAGCATTTGATCGACCATGGCCGTCTTCCTGACCGCAAAGTCAGTGTTGAGAATGATGACATGAAAGTAACGATCAATAAGAAAAAAGATGAGATGCCTGCAATCGAAGAGACTGATAAGAAAGTTGACTCAGTCATCGAAGATCCAAAGGCTATCGATGAAAATCCAAAAGAATAG
- a CDS encoding type III pantothenate kinase, with the protein MIFVFDVGNTNIVLGVYDKEELKHHWRIETNRHRTEDEFGMIVKNLFDHVDLSFSDIDGIIISSVVPPIMFSLERMCQKYFHRKPLVVGPGIKTGLDIKYENPREVGADRIVNAVAAIHEYGSPLVIVDFGTATTYCYINEHNQYMGGAIAPGIGISTEALYSRAAKLPRIEISRPDDVVGKNTVSAMQAGILYGYVGQVEGIVKRMKDKSKVPPKVIATGGLANLIAQESNIIDAVDPFLTLKGLQLIYKRNIEKHN; encoded by the coding sequence TTGATTTTTGTTTTTGACGTCGGGAATACAAATATCGTGTTAGGTGTTTATGATAAAGAAGAGTTAAAGCACCATTGGAGAATAGAAACGAACCGTCATAGAACGGAAGATGAATTTGGCATGATCGTCAAAAATCTTTTTGACCATGTTGATCTTTCTTTTTCAGATATTGATGGAATCATTATATCGTCTGTAGTGCCGCCGATCATGTTCTCGCTTGAGCGGATGTGCCAGAAGTACTTCCACCGCAAACCGTTGGTCGTCGGTCCTGGAATTAAGACCGGACTGGACATTAAATATGAAAATCCAAGAGAAGTCGGAGCGGACCGTATCGTCAATGCGGTTGCGGCGATACACGAATACGGTAGCCCGCTGGTCATTGTCGACTTTGGTACAGCTACAACTTACTGCTATATCAATGAGCATAATCAATATATGGGTGGAGCGATTGCGCCGGGGATCGGCATCTCCACGGAGGCCCTCTATTCAAGGGCAGCAAAGCTTCCGCGTATTGAAATCAGCAGACCGGATGACGTGGTTGGAAAGAATACAGTTTCGGCGATGCAAGCTGGCATACTGTATGGATATGTTGGACAAGTAGAGGGAATAGTTAAACGGATGAAAGATAAGAGTAAAGTACCTCCTAAAGTGATCGCGACAGGCGGCCTGGCAAATTTAATTGCCCAGGAATCAAATATCATCGATGCCGTGGATCCATTTTTAACGTTAAAGGGATTGCAGCTTATCTATAAGCGCAATATCGAAAAACACAATTAA